A single Calypte anna isolate BGI_N300 chromosome 5A, bCalAnn1_v1.p, whole genome shotgun sequence DNA region contains:
- the ATG14 gene encoding beclin 1-associated autophagy-related key regulator: MASPSGCRPQPGGQGGGGGGGGGAEPGTGAGPGVLRGSEEDAEGLYVAVERCPLCNTTRRRLTCAKCVQSGDFVFFDGRDSERFSDKKERLMHLKTKQREFQKHVLKAMEGKEITDQLRWKIMSCKMRIEQLKQTICKENDEMTRHAEGLLRIKEENQKHYRRAQRHQEKKEKIQRHNHKLGDLVEKKTSDLKTQYEHLANLRRTHILELTSVIFPMEEVKTSMRDPADVSSEGDNAMTSSTVSKLAEARRTTYLSGRWVCDDHNGDTSISITGPWITLPNNGDYSAYYNWVEEKKTTQGPDMEHNNPAHTISAALCYATQLVNTLSLILDVNLPKKLCNSEFCGENLSRHRFMRAVKKLNANILHLCFSQHVNLDLLHPLHTLRNLMYLVSPDTENLGRSGPFEISADLEDSMEFVDPSAPGETDESGDEHISDEETDLGTDWENLPSPRFCDIPSQQVEMLQSQSTQVSQPIASSSAGGMISSAAASVTSWLKAYTGHR; the protein is encoded by the exons ATGGCGTCTCCCAGCGGCTGCCGGCCCCAGCCCGGCGGGCAGGGCGGGGGTGGCGGCGGTGGCGGAGGGGCCGAACCCGGTACCGGAGCCGGTCCGGGGGTTTTACGAGGTTCCGAAGAAGACGCCGAGGGTCTGTACGTGGCGGTGGAGCGGTGCCCGCTCTGCAACACCACCCGCCGCCGCCTCACCTGCGCCAAGTGCGTCCAGAGCGGAGACTTCGTCTTCTTCGACGGCCGCGACTCCGAGAG GTTTTCAGACAAGAAAGAAAGGCTGATGCATCTCAAAACCAAGCAGAGGGAATTCCAAAAACA tgTTTTGAAGGCCATGGAAGGGAAGGAGATAACTGATCAGCTG agatggaaaataatGTCTTGCAAGATGAGGATTGAGCAGCTGAAACAGaccatttgcaaagaaaatgatgAAATGACAAGAC ATGCAGAGGGGCTTCTGAGAATCAAAGAGGAGAACCAGAAGCATTATCGGAGGGCTCAGAGGCAtcaggagaagaaggagaagatcCAGAGGCATAACCACAAACTGGGAGACttagtggagaaaaaaacctctgacCTGAAAACCCAGTATGAGCACCTGGCAAATCTTCGTCGGACGCATATCCTGGAGCTGACATCAGTCATATTTCCCATGGAAGAAGTGAAAACAAGCATGAG AGATCCTGCAGATGTGTCTTCTGAGGGTGACAATGCTATGACCTCTAGCACTGTGAGCAAGCTGGCAGAAGCCAGGAGAACCACATATCTCTCTGGGAGATGGGTGTGTGATGATCATAATGGGGACACCAGCATCAGTATCACAGGGCCCTGGATAACCCTCCCTAATAATGGAGACTATTCAGCCTACTACAACTGGGTGGAAGAGAAGAAGACTACACAAGGACCAG atATGGAACACAATAACCCTGCTCACACCATCAGTGCTGCACTGTGCTATGCAACTCAGCTTGTTAACACTTTGTCTCTCATACTTGATGTCAATCTGCCCAAGAAGCTCTGCAACAG TGAGTTCTGTGGAGAGAATCTCAGCAGACACAGGTTCATGCGGGCAGTGAAGAAGCTGAATGCCAACATCCTTCACCTTTGCTTCTCTCAG CATGTGAATTTAGATCTGTTGCACCCCCTGCACACTCTCAGGAACCTTATGTACCTGGTCAGCCCAGACACTGAGAACTTGGgcag GTCTGGGCCCTTCGAGATCAGCGCTGACCTGGAGGATTCCATGGAGTTTGTGGATCCCAGCGCCCCGGGGGAGACGGACGAGAGCGGGGACGAGCACATCAGTGATGAGGAGACAGACCTGGGGACAGACTGGGAGAATCTGCCAAGCCCCAGGTTCTGTGACATCCCCTCCCAGCAGgtggagatgctgcagagccagagcacaCAGGTGTCTCAGCCCATcgccagcagcagtgctggggggatgatctcctctgctgctgcctccgtCACCTCCTGGCTGAAGGCTTACACTGGACACCGCTGA
- the TBPL2 gene encoding TATA box-binding protein-like protein 2 has protein sequence MEGGSALERYLESYEGQDDLSSGPQLFTPLTPYDVDLPIQTAEDVLFGSQFHPPKELPPDFSSVDLSFLPDITQDSRDQNLSEDGQEMQKEFGSVLRNEDSGICTDKSSLSYPDVTPASEASDLCPPLTPMTPVTPVNSASESSGIVPQLQNIVSTVNLACKLDLKNIALHARNAEYNPKRFAAVIMRIREPRTTALIFSSGKMVCTGAKSEEQSRLAARKYARVVQKLGFPAKFLDFKIQNMVGSCDVRFPIRLEGLVLTHQQFSSYEPELFPGLIYRMVKPRIVLLIFVSGKVVLTGAKERSEIYEAFENIYPILKGFKKAS, from the exons gaTGACCTCTCAAGTGGTCCTCAGCTCTTTACTCCCCTGACCCCTTATGATGTAGACCTCCCAATTCAAACAGCTGAAGATGTCTTGTTTGGGTCTCAGTTTCACCCCCCCAAAGAGCTCCCTCCAGACTTCTCCTCGGTGGATCTCAGCTTTCTTCCAGATATTACCCAAGACAGCAGAGACCAAAACCTCTCTGAAGATGGCCAGGAAATGCAAAAGGAGTTTGGCTCAGTGTTGAGAAATGAGGACAGTGGGATCTGCACAGATAAAAGCAGTTTGTCCTATCCAGATGTAACTCCAGCATCTGAAGCATCTGACCTGTGTCCTCCTCTGACACCAATGACTCCTGTGACCCCAGTGAATTCTGCATCAGAAAGCTCTGGAATAGTTCCTCAGTTGCA GAATATAGTGTCCACTGTAAACTTGGCTTGTAAACTAGACCTGAAGAACATAGCTCTGCATGCCAGGAATGCAGAGTATAACCCAAAG AGGTTTGCTGCTGTGATCATGAGAATCAGGGAACCACGAACAACAGCCCTCATCTTCAGTTCAGGCAAAATGGTCTGCACAGGAgcaaaaag cgAGGAGCAATCGCGGCTGGCAGCCAGGAAATACGCCCGGGTGGTGCAGAAGCTGGGGTTCCCTGCCAAGTTCTTGGACTTCAAGATCCAGAATATGGTTGGGAGCTGTGATGTCAGGTTCCCCATCCGGCTGGAAGGGTTGGTTCTCACTCACCAGCAGTTCAGCAG cTACGAACCTGAGCTATTCCCTGGCCTGATTTATAGGATGGTCAAGCCAAGGATAGTGCTGCTTATTTTTGTCTCTGGAAAAGTTGTACTGACTG GAGCAAAAGAGCGTTCAGAGATCTACGAGGCATTTGAGAACATCTACCCCATCCTAAAAGGCTTCAAAAAAGCATCCTGA